In Providencia rettgeri, the following proteins share a genomic window:
- a CDS encoding IclR family transcriptional regulator, with the protein MSILSSVVDVYQLFLRSGNELTVTTLVNELGMPKSSASRLLKQMAELGLLEKKNNAPIYRPGLLIMELAHRARGMNPLIDMMLEALDELAKDSGFTSYVSALDDDMVRVVHARFGNSMLQVITQPGTRLPILGTSTGRALLARLSPNERSKIIERELKEEKARVKLVERLDLVAERGWEFSTDESVAGVASISSTVFDPAQNTLYALCLSLPATQMNDEVKAQLSISLCHKAAYLGCMVGDPYWLQKSINKS; encoded by the coding sequence ATGAGTATTTTATCTAGCGTTGTTGATGTTTACCAATTATTCCTGCGTTCAGGGAATGAGCTGACGGTAACAACATTAGTTAATGAGTTAGGTATGCCTAAAAGTTCTGCTTCTCGTCTATTAAAGCAAATGGCTGAGCTTGGGTTACTTGAAAAGAAAAACAATGCACCGATATATCGCCCGGGTTTGCTGATTATGGAATTAGCGCATCGGGCCAGAGGAATGAATCCATTAATCGATATGATGCTTGAAGCACTTGATGAACTTGCGAAAGATAGCGGGTTTACCAGTTATGTGTCGGCACTTGATGATGATATGGTTCGTGTCGTTCATGCGCGCTTTGGTAATAGCATGCTGCAAGTGATCACTCAGCCGGGTACGCGGTTACCCATATTGGGGACTTCAACAGGGCGTGCGTTATTAGCAAGGTTATCGCCAAATGAACGGTCAAAAATTATTGAACGTGAACTAAAAGAAGAGAAAGCACGAGTTAAATTAGTTGAGCGTTTGGACCTCGTGGCTGAGCGTGGCTGGGAATTTTCGACGGATGAATCTGTTGCTGGCGTCGCGTCAATATCAAGCACGGTTTTCGACCCAGCGCAAAATACGTTGTATGCCTTGTGCTTAAGTTTACCTGCAACACAAATGAATGATGAGGTCAAAGCACAGTTATCTATAAGTCTTTGCCATAAAGCCGCCTATCTTGGTTGTATGGTGGGTGACCCATATTGGTTGCAAAAAAGCATAAATAAGTCATAA
- a CDS encoding DUF1177 domain-containing protein has translation MSLKQTLCVYELIDCASVKGEDIVALFQDFPHIEVISKTVKDHKGQSDFVRILIPGTQGKSQHKEAPTLGIIGRLGGIGARPSRIGVVSDADGAIAALATALKLAQMHEKGDRLLGDVVITTHICPNAPTRPHTPVDFMDSPLDDATMNQHEAIPEADAILSVDTTKGNRLLNHKGYALSPTVKNGYILPVSEDLIRLMEWSSGQKAVTFPLSIQDITPYGNGLHHINSILQPAVSTSAPVVGVAICTETVVPGCSTGASHEVDIASTVKFMIEVAKEFTANQCAFYDVEQYTLLTALYGDMRHLQTAGNRT, from the coding sequence ATGAGTCTAAAACAAACTCTTTGCGTATATGAGCTAATCGATTGCGCTAGTGTTAAAGGTGAAGACATTGTTGCATTGTTCCAAGATTTTCCACACATTGAAGTTATATCTAAAACGGTTAAGGATCATAAAGGGCAAAGTGATTTTGTTCGCATCCTTATTCCAGGAACACAAGGTAAATCACAACATAAAGAAGCTCCGACACTCGGGATCATTGGGCGCTTAGGTGGAATAGGCGCCAGGCCTTCTCGTATTGGTGTTGTTTCTGATGCAGATGGTGCGATTGCCGCACTTGCAACAGCGCTTAAATTGGCACAAATGCATGAAAAGGGTGACCGATTACTCGGTGATGTGGTGATCACGACCCATATCTGCCCAAATGCGCCAACACGCCCGCACACGCCTGTTGATTTCATGGATTCACCTCTTGATGATGCCACGATGAATCAACATGAGGCGATCCCAGAAGCGGATGCTATTTTGTCAGTAGATACCACGAAGGGAAATCGTTTACTTAATCATAAAGGGTATGCGCTATCGCCAACGGTAAAAAATGGTTATATTTTACCGGTATCAGAGGATTTAATTCGCTTGATGGAGTGGAGTAGTGGTCAAAAAGCAGTGACATTCCCACTATCAATTCAAGATATCACGCCATATGGTAATGGCCTACATCACATCAACAGTATATTACAACCTGCAGTATCTACGTCTGCACCCGTGGTTGGTGTCGCTATCTGTACAGAGACCGTGGTGCCAGGTTGCTCTACAGGGGCTAGTCATGAAGTTGATATTGCGAGTACTGTGAAATTTATGATAGAAGTTGCGAAAGAGTTTACCGCGAATCAGTGTGCATTTTATGATGTTGAACAATATACATTATTAACGGCACTGTATGGTGATATGCGTCACCTACAAACCGCGGGTAATCGTACTTAG
- the cspD gene encoding cold shock domain-containing protein CspD: protein METGIVKWFNNAKGFGFICPADGGEDIFAHYSCIQMDGYRTLKAGQKVQFSLTIGPKGNHAELIIPIGVEDNSANSSESS, encoded by the coding sequence GGTATCGTTAAGTGGTTCAATAACGCAAAAGGCTTCGGCTTTATTTGCCCAGCTGATGGCGGAGAAGATATTTTTGCACATTATTCCTGCATCCAAATGGACGGTTACAGGACACTAAAAGCAGGCCAAAAAGTTCAGTTCAGTTTAACTATTGGGCCCAAAGGCAACCACGCTGAGCTTATTATCCCTATTGGAGTTGAAGACAATTCCGCTAATAGCAGCGAATCGAGCTAA